A window of the Nitrospirota bacterium genome harbors these coding sequences:
- a CDS encoding DUF433 domain-containing protein gives MKQLDRITMDSAVMGGKPCIRGMRVTVGTIVGLMASGKALEEVLAAYPYIEREDVLQALTYAAWRSEEKDLPLVS, from the coding sequence ATGAAACAGTTGGATCGGATCACAATGGACTCTGCGGTGATGGGAGGGAAGCCCTGTATTCGGGGCATGCGGGTGACTGTCGGCACAATAGTGGGCTTGATGGCATCGGGAAAGGCTCTTGAGGAAGTGCTGGCAGCCTATCCCTACATTGAGCGGGAAGATGTGTTGCAGGCCCTCACATACGCGGCATGGCGATCGGAGGAAAAGGACCTTCCCCTGGTGTCCTG
- a CDS encoding DUF433 domain-containing protein, which produces MLIYNDSARLHAMPRVLHPHIVSDAHLCGGSPRIEGSRIPVRTIAVYVLHHGTAPEALLGYYPQLSLAAIYDALSYYYDNREEIDAEIAANAALEPPAPSLA; this is translated from the coding sequence TTGCTCATCTACAACGATTCGGCTAGACTACATGCGATGCCACGAGTGCTACATCCTCACATTGTCAGCGATGCCCATCTGTGTGGGGGAAGTCCACGCATTGAGGGATCACGAATTCCCGTGAGGACCATCGCTGTCTATGTTCTGCACCACGGTACAGCTCCCGAAGCGTTGCTCGGTTACTATCCTCAACTGAGCCTCGCCGCCATCTACGACGCGCTTTCTTATTACTACGATAATCGAGAGGAGATCGATGCCGAGATTGCTGCGAATGCCGCCCTCGAACCACCGGCTCCGTCTCTCGCCTAA
- a CDS encoding DUF5615 family PIN-like protein, with translation MPLATALAEHGIDCLTTRDAGNRGLSDEEQLMFATQEQRSLVTFNCKDFLSLATRWQEVGRSHTGMILSKELPLPELIRRFRHLAIRCRDRNLRDIIIWLPVIR, from the coding sequence GTGCCCCTCGCCACTGCTCTTGCAGAGCATGGGATCGATTGTCTGACAACTCGAGATGCCGGAAACCGAGGCCTTTCTGATGAGGAACAGCTCATGTTTGCCACGCAGGAGCAGCGATCTCTGGTGACCTTCAACTGCAAGGACTTCCTGTCCCTTGCGACGCGCTGGCAAGAAGTCGGTCGTTCGCATACCGGCATGATCCTTTCCAAAGAACTTCCATTACCGGAGTTGATCCGTCGGTTTCGCCACCTTGCGATTCGCTGCCGCGATCGCAATCTCAGGGACATAATCATCTGGCTGCCGGTCATACGCTAG
- a CDS encoding Arc family DNA-binding protein — protein MAQVLVRQLDSKVVVRLKKRAKEHGRSLQSEVKTILEDAVPDYEAAWKRIEGFRKRLKKSRVAFSDSADLIREDRDR, from the coding sequence ATGGCACAGGTGCTTGTTCGGCAACTCGACAGCAAGGTAGTCGTTCGTCTGAAGAAGCGGGCGAAGGAGCATGGCCGCTCCCTGCAATCTGAAGTGAAGACGATTCTGGAAGACGCGGTGCCGGACTACGAGGCAGCCTGGAAACGAATCGAGGGATTTCGCAAGCGATTGAAAAAGTCACGCGTGGCATTCAGCGATAGCGCTGATCTCATCCGCGAGGACCGCGACCGGTGA
- a CDS encoding type II toxin-antitoxin system VapC family toxin, which produces MSGYVVDASVAIKWFIPEIHSEAALQATRLRQLLHVPAFITMELGNVIAKKIRRGELSRENGRTILKELPHLPFQRHADQRLFPAAYDLALDTQQSLYDCLYLALAEAIDGRLITADRKFYKALTGGVFDQRLVWVEDLASRKW; this is translated from the coding sequence GTGAGCGGCTATGTTGTAGATGCCAGTGTGGCGATCAAGTGGTTCATTCCTGAAATCCATTCTGAAGCCGCACTCCAGGCCACGCGATTACGCCAGCTGCTTCATGTTCCAGCCTTCATTACCATGGAACTCGGCAACGTCATCGCCAAAAAGATTAGACGAGGGGAACTATCCCGGGAGAATGGCAGAACCATTCTCAAAGAGTTGCCACATCTTCCATTTCAGCGACATGCCGATCAACGACTGTTCCCTGCCGCCTACGACCTGGCGCTGGATACGCAGCAAAGTCTGTACGATTGTCTCTATCTTGCCCTCGCCGAGGCCATCGATGGGCGATTGATCACCGCCGACCGGAAATTCTACAAGGCATTAACCGGTGGGGTCTTTGATCAGCGATTGGTGTGGGTGGAGGATCTGGCGAGTCGTAAGTGGTGA
- a CDS encoding DUF5615 family PIN-like protein: MKIKLDENLPVRLVRLLAELGHDTDSVPQEGLTGRPDSDIWKAAQTTKRFLIMQDLDFSDVRRYAPGTHHGLLLVRLRAPGRDALARRVQAAFQTEPVESWKRAFIVITDHKLRIRRLKVEDQ; encoded by the coding sequence ATGAAGATCAAACTGGACGAGAACCTCCCGGTCCGGTTGGTCCGACTGCTGGCTGAGCTGGGACATGATACTGACTCGGTTCCGCAAGAAGGGTTGACGGGCAGACCGGACAGCGACATCTGGAAGGCTGCCCAGACTACCAAGCGTTTCCTGATCATGCAGGATTTAGACTTTTCCGACGTCCGCCGCTATGCCCCGGGAACACATCATGGACTTTTGCTGGTTCGACTTCGTGCACCAGGCCGGGACGCCCTCGCCAGACGAGTTCAGGCGGCCTTTCAGACGGAGCCCGTCGAATCCTGGAAACGCGCCTTTATTGTCATTACTGATCATAAACTTCGAATCCGTCGCCTCAAGGTGGAAGACCAGTAG
- a CDS encoding DUF433 domain-containing protein, with amino-acid sequence MNYEEYIVRDATICGGEPVVKGTRVTVRTILASLAEGATIQDILDDFPTLTERAVGAVIAFAASSAEEDLPFPSIPHIA; translated from the coding sequence ATGAACTATGAAGAGTATATTGTGCGAGATGCCACAATTTGCGGCGGGGAGCCTGTGGTCAAGGGCACACGGGTGACCGTGCGCACAATCCTAGCGAGCCTGGCCGAGGGGGCAACCATCCAAGATATTCTTGATGATTTTCCCACCTTGACGGAGCGTGCTGTCGGTGCGGTGATTGCCTTCGCCGCTTCTTCCGCTGAAGAGGATTTGCCTTTTCCGAGCATCCCCCATATTGCATGA
- a CDS encoding Uma2 family endonuclease has product MTTETGHLKLTYEDYRLIPDDGKRHELIEGEHCMSPSPNIKHQRISGRLFAALYNFLQQHPLGEVFDAPCDVVLSDFDVVQPDLIFVTHAQRSIITEANIRGVPALLVEILSEGNRKLDETIKRQRYAHYAVPEYWIIDPELDLVKIYRFTADRYGQAIILTNLQHSSPHLPLTTYYSPIFSPPTPHS; this is encoded by the coding sequence ATGACGACCGAGACCGGACACCTTAAACTCACGTATGAAGACTACCGACTCATTCCTGATGACGGGAAACGTCATGAGTTGATCGAAGGAGAACATTGCATGTCCCCTTCGCCTAACATCAAACATCAACGTATTTCGGGAAGACTGTTCGCTGCGCTGTATAACTTTCTCCAGCAACATCCTTTAGGAGAAGTTTTCGACGCTCCGTGCGATGTCGTTCTTTCGGATTTTGATGTGGTTCAACCCGATCTGATTTTTGTAACGCACGCGCAAAGATCGATCATTACAGAAGCGAACATTCGTGGCGTCCCTGCACTGCTCGTTGAAATCCTTTCCGAAGGGAATCGAAAACTGGACGAGACGATTAAGCGGCAGCGCTATGCGCATTATGCCGTTCCTGAATATTGGATCATCGACCCGGAACTCGATCTGGTCAAAATCTACCGATTCACCGCTGACCGATATGGTCAGGCTATTATCCTGACTAACCTCCAACATTCTTCTCCCCACTTGCCACTCACCACTTACTACTCACCAATTTTCAGCCCTCCAACCCCTCATTCATAA
- a CDS encoding DUF2281 domain-containing protein — translation MGRRSQSVPSTISRKLQTLPPSKQLEVLDFVDYLASRTKANAPGAAVYAYSAALVRRKRLKKFSLQKIAALVHEVRNGTHSARGL, via the coding sequence GTGGGACGTCGATCTCAAAGCGTGCCAAGCACTATCTCGCGGAAGCTGCAGACGCTCCCTCCATCAAAACAGCTAGAAGTTTTGGATTTTGTCGACTACCTCGCATCGCGTACGAAAGCCAATGCGCCAGGAGCCGCTGTCTACGCCTACTCCGCCGCGCTGGTGAGACGTAAACGATTGAAAAAGTTCTCGCTTCAGAAAATTGCAGCGCTCGTGCATGAAGTCCGCAATGGCACCCATTCGGCGCGCGGTCTTTGA
- the wecB gene encoding UDP-N-acetylglucosamine 2-epimerase (non-hydrolyzing) — protein MKRIDLIAGARPNFMKIAPIIDALKAAEKRGGPLRFRLIHTGQHYDRAMSGSFFEELGIPDPDINLEVGSGSHAEQTAAIMVNYEKVLFKDKSDLCLVVGDVTSTMACSIAARKLGVPVAHVEGGIRSGDWTMPEEINRVVTDSITNWFFTTSETANDTLRRSGVADDRIFFVGNTMIDTLLKQLLRLRPPACWEQLKLTPHNYFVVTLHRPANVDGEQQLLQLLHAIAQGTGGLPVVFPVHPRTAKNLRELDSKTPQLNYVDPLGYLEFNYLVKHAKGVITDSGGITEETTVLGVPCLTLRDNTERPETVTIGTNELIGTDPRKLPPPLARLMAGEWKKGAIPPMWDGKAAPRIVEHLERLLAGR, from the coding sequence GTGAAACGAATCGATCTCATCGCAGGGGCACGGCCCAATTTCATGAAGATCGCGCCGATCATCGACGCGTTGAAGGCAGCAGAGAAGCGGGGAGGGCCGCTCCGGTTTCGCCTGATCCATACCGGTCAACATTACGACCGCGCCATGTCCGGCAGTTTCTTCGAGGAACTCGGCATCCCCGATCCGGACATCAACCTGGAAGTCGGCTCCGGCTCCCATGCCGAACAGACTGCCGCCATCATGGTGAACTATGAAAAGGTACTCTTCAAAGACAAGAGCGATCTCTGCCTGGTCGTCGGGGACGTCACCTCGACCATGGCCTGTTCCATCGCCGCCCGGAAGTTGGGCGTACCGGTGGCGCATGTGGAGGGCGGCATCCGTTCAGGTGATTGGACCATGCCGGAGGAAATCAACCGGGTCGTGACCGATTCGATCACCAACTGGTTTTTCACCACCAGCGAAACAGCCAACGACACACTTCGTCGCTCGGGAGTCGCGGACGATCGCATCTTCTTCGTCGGCAATACGATGATCGACACCTTGCTCAAGCAGCTCCTGCGCCTGCGTCCGCCTGCCTGTTGGGAACAGCTGAAGCTGACGCCGCACAATTACTTTGTCGTCACACTCCATCGGCCGGCCAATGTGGACGGGGAGCAGCAATTGCTGCAACTGTTGCATGCCATCGCCCAGGGAACTGGCGGCTTGCCGGTGGTCTTTCCCGTCCATCCCCGCACCGCCAAGAACCTGCGCGAGCTCGACAGCAAGACCCCGCAACTGAACTATGTCGATCCACTCGGCTACCTGGAATTCAACTACCTCGTGAAACATGCCAAAGGGGTGATTACCGATTCCGGCGGCATCACAGAGGAGACGACGGTTCTCGGAGTACCCTGCCTCACCCTGCGAGACAACACCGAGCGGCCTGAGACCGTCACGATCGGGACGAATGAACTCATCGGCACCGATCCGCGGAAACTCCCACCCCCCCTCGCACGATTGATGGCAGGGGAGTGGAAGAAGGGCGCAATCCCCCCAATGTGGGACGGCAAAGCCGCTCCCCGAATCGTCGAACATCTCGAGCGCCTACTGGCAGGCCGTTGA
- a CDS encoding type II toxin-antitoxin system VapB family antitoxin, translated as MTEHHKGDIVVPMARGTKRLSVALDHALLAEARRLTRSRSKRATIAKALEELVKLEHRKALAHAVGTGVFETTEAEFRSRRRRIHARR; from the coding sequence TTGACAGAGCACCACAAAGGCGATATTGTGGTGCCTATGGCTCGTGGAACTAAACGACTGTCCGTGGCGCTCGATCACGCCCTTCTGGCCGAAGCCAGGCGTTTGACGCGCTCGCGAAGCAAGCGAGCGACCATTGCCAAGGCTCTTGAAGAACTTGTGAAGTTGGAACATCGCAAGGCATTGGCGCACGCTGTAGGCACAGGCGTGTTTGAAACCACCGAAGCCGAATTCCGCTCTCGCCGCCGTCGCATACATGCCCGCCGTTGA
- a CDS encoding PIN domain-containing protein — MPAVDLGPRLIDTSVWIRADRKAHDAVKHRLKELLVAGFVHICWPIRAELLIGVKTPERWATLNEQLGALEQAPLLNEVWERAARLGHQLARTGQSVPLPDLLIAATALLYRLPLWSVDSDFRRIASVAPLDLDLWEG; from the coding sequence ATGCCCGCCGTTGATCTCGGACCTCGCCTTATCGATACCAGCGTGTGGATCCGGGCAGACCGCAAAGCCCATGATGCTGTGAAGCATCGACTCAAGGAATTACTAGTTGCGGGGTTCGTGCATATCTGTTGGCCAATTCGAGCAGAGCTACTCATTGGCGTAAAAACTCCAGAACGGTGGGCAACCCTCAATGAGCAACTGGGGGCACTTGAACAGGCGCCACTATTGAATGAAGTATGGGAACGAGCAGCCCGTTTAGGTCATCAGCTTGCTCGAACAGGCCAAAGCGTTCCACTGCCTGATCTCCTAATTGCTGCCACTGCACTGCTGTATCGCCTTCCGCTTTGGAGTGTGGATAGCGACTTTAGGCGCATCGCTTCTGTCGCTCCGTTGGATCTTGACCTATGGGAAGGTTGA
- a CDS encoding tetratricopeptide repeat protein: MNETNALSLTQETDLSSGEGVMVPAPLSEPPQLTINTAASTEIPDAHESYERATTLKNVGLFRQAAEHFEKAAQDIAFALKGLAQMGLCLKKSGQLEDAVAAFRKALHVPSATSKEQVQILYLLGRTLESLERMPEALEAYRWLRREAPEYRDVAQRIESLSTRKRG, encoded by the coding sequence ATGAATGAAACCAACGCATTGTCCCTCACGCAAGAAACGGACTTGTCCTCAGGAGAGGGGGTCATGGTTCCTGCCCCCCTATCGGAACCGCCGCAATTGACCATCAATACCGCAGCATCGACCGAGATTCCTGATGCACATGAATCCTACGAACGAGCCACGACGCTCAAGAATGTCGGTCTGTTCAGACAGGCAGCGGAACATTTTGAGAAGGCCGCGCAGGATATCGCATTCGCGCTGAAGGGTTTGGCCCAAATGGGTCTGTGCCTCAAGAAGAGTGGCCAGCTGGAAGACGCCGTCGCAGCCTTTCGTAAAGCCCTGCACGTCCCTTCTGCCACCTCCAAAGAGCAAGTCCAGATCCTCTACCTTTTGGGAAGGACTTTAGAATCCCTCGAGCGCATGCCTGAAGCGCTAGAGGCCTACCGATGGCTCCGCCGCGAAGCCCCGGAATATCGGGATGTCGCCCAGCGAATCGAGTCCTTGAGCACCAGAAAGAGAGGTTGA
- a CDS encoding GDP-L-fucose synthase, whose product MTFWGTQRVVVTGGAGFLGSFVVEQLRAKGCREIFVPRSNDYDLVQMEAVKQLYSDRTPDMVIHLAARVGGIGANQANPGKFFYDNLMMGTQLIEVGRQRGLKKFVALGTICAYPKFAPIPFKEDEIWNGYPEETNAPYGLAKKMMLVQSQAYREQYGFNSIVLFPVNLYGPRDNFDLKTSHVIPALIRKCVTAQEEKSPTLTLWGDGSPTREFLYVEDAAEGILLAAEQYEGSLPVNLGTGEEVSIRNLATMIAAEAGFTGQISWDTTKPNGQPRRCLDVSRAKEQFGFQARHTLREGLKKTIQWFHANRKSLREVHF is encoded by the coding sequence ATGACCTTCTGGGGTACGCAACGAGTAGTGGTGACCGGCGGAGCCGGTTTCCTGGGATCGTTCGTCGTGGAACAGCTCCGCGCGAAAGGCTGCCGGGAGATCTTTGTCCCACGCAGCAACGACTACGATCTCGTACAGATGGAGGCCGTGAAGCAACTCTATAGCGATCGCACTCCCGATATGGTCATCCATCTGGCAGCAAGAGTCGGCGGGATCGGCGCAAACCAGGCCAATCCGGGAAAGTTTTTCTATGACAATTTAATGATGGGTACCCAGCTCATCGAAGTCGGCCGCCAACGTGGCCTCAAAAAGTTCGTGGCCTTGGGGACCATCTGCGCCTATCCCAAGTTTGCTCCAATTCCATTTAAAGAGGACGAGATCTGGAACGGGTACCCGGAAGAAACCAATGCCCCCTATGGGCTCGCCAAGAAGATGATGCTGGTTCAATCACAGGCCTATCGCGAACAGTATGGGTTCAATTCCATCGTATTATTCCCGGTCAACCTCTATGGCCCTCGCGATAATTTCGACCTGAAAACCTCGCACGTCATCCCGGCCTTGATACGCAAGTGCGTGACGGCTCAAGAAGAAAAGAGCCCCACGCTTACCCTGTGGGGGGACGGGTCTCCGACAAGGGAGTTTTTATATGTGGAGGACGCGGCGGAAGGCATCCTGCTCGCTGCCGAACAGTATGAAGGAAGTCTGCCTGTCAACCTGGGAACGGGAGAGGAAGTCTCCATCCGCAATCTCGCCACCATGATTGCGGCAGAAGCCGGTTTTACCGGACAGATCTCATGGGATACGACCAAGCCCAACGGGCAGCCGCGACGCTGCCTGGATGTCAGCCGGGCGAAAGAACAGTTCGGATTTCAAGCCCGTCACACCCTGCGCGAAGGCCTCAAAAAAACCATCCAGTGGTTCCACGCCAACCGCAAGTCGCTGCGGGAAGTCCACTTTTAG
- a CDS encoding four helix bundle protein, with protein sequence MYQSFEDMPVWQKAMELAQEVFSLTESLPRKEDYGLTSQIRRSALSVPGNLAEGYGRQHTKDKLNFYYASRGSLAETKNHLIYGQNVAYFKQSECVPAMELIEEV encoded by the coding sequence GTGTATCAATCATTTGAAGATATGCCGGTTTGGCAAAAGGCCATGGAATTGGCTCAGGAGGTATTTTCACTGACCGAGAGTCTACCGAGGAAGGAAGATTATGGGCTGACGTCACAGATTAGACGATCCGCCCTCTCGGTTCCCGGCAATCTTGCCGAAGGATATGGTCGTCAACACACAAAAGACAAACTGAATTTCTATTACGCGTCTCGCGGCTCATTAGCTGAAACGAAAAATCATCTTATCTATGGACAGAATGTGGCATATTTTAAACAGAGTGAATGCGTTCCTGCAATGGAGTTGATCGAGGAAGTCTAG
- the gmd gene encoding GDP-mannose 4,6-dehydratase, which yields MKKALISGITGQDGSYLAEFLLGKGYEVYGIIRRSSSFNTGRIDPIYEDPHVPHRRLNLVYGDLNDASSLNRIIRTIQPDEIYNLGAQSHVRVSFDIPEYTGEITGLGTIRLLEAIRESGLKPKFYQASSSEMFGKVQEIPQRETTPFYPRSPYGAAKVYSYWITVNYREAYDLFACNGILFNHESPRRGETFVTRKITKAAARIKLGVQQDLFLGNLDAKRDWGFAGDYIEAMWMMLQAPRPEDYVIATGETHTVREFLELAFGRLQLDWQKHVKLDPKYYRPTEVDLLIGDASKAKRDLGWEPKVRFQELAYMMVDADLAAEREKLEGTRKKG from the coding sequence GTGAAAAAAGCGCTGATCAGCGGCATTACAGGGCAGGATGGATCCTATCTGGCGGAGTTTCTCCTCGGGAAGGGCTATGAGGTCTACGGCATTATTCGCCGGTCGAGTTCGTTCAATACGGGACGGATCGATCCCATTTATGAAGATCCGCATGTGCCGCATCGCCGGCTCAACCTGGTATATGGCGACCTCAACGACGCGAGTTCACTGAACCGCATCATCCGGACCATCCAGCCTGATGAAATTTACAACCTGGGAGCACAGAGCCACGTGCGGGTGAGTTTCGATATTCCCGAGTATACCGGCGAGATTACCGGACTCGGAACCATCCGGCTTCTGGAAGCCATCCGGGAGTCAGGCTTGAAGCCGAAGTTTTATCAGGCATCGTCCAGCGAGATGTTCGGCAAGGTGCAAGAGATCCCGCAGCGTGAGACCACGCCATTTTATCCCCGCAGCCCCTATGGAGCAGCCAAGGTCTATTCCTACTGGATCACGGTCAATTATCGGGAAGCCTACGACCTCTTCGCCTGCAACGGCATTCTCTTCAACCATGAATCGCCCCGGCGCGGCGAAACCTTCGTGACGCGCAAGATCACGAAAGCCGCAGCCCGCATCAAGCTGGGTGTCCAACAGGATCTGTTCCTGGGAAACCTCGATGCCAAACGCGACTGGGGCTTTGCCGGTGACTACATCGAAGCCATGTGGATGATGCTGCAAGCCCCCAGGCCGGAAGATTATGTGATTGCAACTGGAGAGACGCACACAGTGCGGGAGTTCCTGGAACTGGCCTTCGGTCGGCTTCAACTGGACTGGCAGAAACATGTCAAACTCGATCCGAAGTACTATCGCCCGACAGAGGTAGACCTCCTGATCGGTGATGCGAGCAAAGCCAAACGGGATCTGGGATGGGAGCCGAAGGTACGATTCCAGGAACTCGCCTATATGATGGTGGACGCAGACCTAGCAGCAGAGCGGGAGAAGCTGGAAGGAACCCGCAAGAAAGGTTGA
- the gspE gene encoding type II secretion system ATPase GspE, with protein MSEEHSGRPLLGAILENKFGLTEAKLIEAINIQEIKGGRLGEILIRLRAITEDQLLQALAIQFELTWLPDLDVIQVDHEWVKKVPIHFARRYHVLPLKTEDGCVLVATIDPMETAALDDLRLLLGLPIKPVLTSSLSLFACLNRVYDEAVSPAGAEQVMEDMAANESLDQIAHELDEPQDLLDATDEAPIIRLVNSVLFQAVRQRASDIHFESFERGLVVRYRIDGVLYPVLTPPKHLQASIIARLKIMASLNIAEKRLPQDGRFRIRTAGKDVDLRVSVLPTSHGERVVLRLLEKENRLLNLSEMGFSQERLGIIQQLIQLSHGIILVTGPTGSGKTTTLYAALTHINAPDKNIITVEDPVEYQLVGVGQMQVNPKINLTFAAGLRSILRQDPDVIMIGEIRDRETAEIAIHASLTGHLVFSTLHTNDAASAATRLIDMGIEPFLVASSVVAVLAQRLLRQLCSDCKQPYHPDDEELVKLGIVPPRVRPTFYRGVGCPACSQTGYRGRTGIFELLVLDDEIRRLIGSKADATSIRQAAMAKGMVTLKDEGAEKVFHGVTTTEELMRITQQEVEI; from the coding sequence ATGAGCGAGGAACATTCCGGTCGGCCCCTGCTCGGTGCGATCCTTGAGAACAAATTCGGCTTGACCGAAGCCAAATTGATTGAGGCGATCAATATTCAAGAGATCAAGGGGGGACGTCTCGGTGAGATCTTGATCCGGCTCAGGGCGATTACCGAAGATCAGCTCCTCCAGGCCCTGGCCATTCAGTTCGAGCTGACCTGGCTCCCGGATCTTGATGTGATCCAGGTCGATCACGAATGGGTCAAGAAGGTTCCGATCCATTTCGCCCGCCGCTATCACGTGCTGCCACTCAAGACAGAGGACGGTTGCGTGCTCGTCGCGACGATCGATCCTATGGAAACAGCCGCGCTGGACGACCTCCGGCTGTTGCTCGGACTTCCGATCAAACCGGTGCTCACGAGCAGCCTCTCGCTCTTCGCCTGCCTGAATCGCGTCTACGACGAAGCAGTGAGCCCTGCCGGGGCCGAGCAGGTGATGGAGGATATGGCGGCGAATGAGAGCCTGGACCAAATTGCTCATGAGTTGGATGAACCCCAAGACCTCCTCGACGCTACCGACGAAGCCCCCATCATCCGGTTGGTCAACTCGGTGCTCTTCCAAGCGGTGAGGCAGCGGGCAAGCGACATTCACTTCGAATCGTTCGAACGAGGGTTGGTTGTTCGGTATCGCATCGATGGCGTGCTCTATCCGGTTCTCACTCCCCCCAAACACCTGCAGGCCAGTATTATCGCGCGGTTGAAGATTATGGCGAGTCTCAATATCGCCGAGAAACGATTGCCGCAGGATGGCCGCTTTCGAATCAGGACGGCGGGGAAGGACGTGGACCTGCGTGTCTCGGTGCTGCCGACCTCACATGGCGAACGGGTGGTCCTGCGTCTGTTGGAGAAAGAGAACCGTTTGCTGAATCTGTCGGAGATGGGTTTTTCGCAGGAACGGTTGGGGATCATCCAGCAACTGATACAGTTATCGCATGGCATCATCCTTGTCACCGGGCCCACCGGGAGCGGGAAGACGACGACGCTCTATGCGGCCTTGACGCACATCAATGCGCCGGACAAGAACATCATTACCGTCGAAGACCCGGTGGAATATCAGTTGGTGGGCGTGGGCCAGATGCAGGTCAATCCCAAGATCAACCTGACGTTTGCGGCAGGACTGCGGTCGATTCTCAGGCAAGATCCCGATGTCATCATGATCGGCGAAATCCGCGATCGTGAAACCGCGGAAATCGCTATTCATGCTTCGCTCACGGGACATTTGGTCTTTTCCACACTCCATACCAACGATGCGGCGAGCGCGGCCACCAGATTGATCGACATGGGTATCGAACCGTTTCTGGTCGCCTCTTCAGTTGTGGCAGTCCTCGCACAACGATTGCTGCGGCAGCTCTGTTCGGACTGCAAGCAACCCTATCACCCGGACGACGAAGAACTGGTCAAGCTGGGTATTGTTCCGCCCAGGGTGCGCCCCACCTTCTATCGGGGAGTCGGGTGCCCGGCCTGTTCGCAAACCGGCTATCGAGGACGAACCGGTATTTTTGAACTTCTCGTGTTAGACGATGAGATTCGCCGCCTGATCGGCAGTAAGGCGGACGCGACGTCGATCCGTCAAGCGGCGATGGCGAAGGGGATGGTGACATTGAAAGACGAAGGGGCGGAGAAGGTCTTTCACGGAGTGACAACCACCGAGGAGTTGATGCGGATTACGCAGCAGGAAGTGGAAATCTAG